From Micromonospora rhizosphaerae, the proteins below share one genomic window:
- the smc gene encoding chromosome segregation protein SMC produces MHLKSLTVKGFKSFASATTLKLEPGITCVVGPNGSGKSNVVDAIAWVLGEQGAKALRGGKMEDVIFAGTAGRAPLGRAEVTLTIDNTDGALPIEYTEVSITRRMFRSGESEYEINGDSCRLLDIQELLSDSGIGREMHIIVGQGRLDGMLHAKPEDRRAFIEEAAGVLKHRKRKEKALRKLDAMQTNLNRLTDLTAELRRQLKPLGRQAEVARRAAAIQANLRDARLRLLADDLSTLRTTLDKEIADETALRERREQVEAEHTEVQARLGELEAALAEDAPLLAAAQDTWYKLSALQERFRSIEQLARERLRHLSATPDNERPGRDPDQLEAESQRVREQEEELRAALTEDQIRLAEAVEHRQELERQLAAAERELVAAAKAIADRREGLARLTGQVNSARARTTSAGEEIERLAAAHADAMARAEKAQADLDAVAEQSTEADRDNADLDARHAEAVGVHERAQATVRGLSDAERAAEKDAATWKAREEALALGLRRKDGAGALLARADEVPGLLGSLAGLLTVAPGHEAALAAALGGLADAVAVSGVDEAVEAMRLLKISDAGRAGLLVGSPAGPGMDGPADALRPKLPANARWAPDLVECSAEIRPAVHRALRDVVLVDDLAAAAELVASNPELRAVTPDGDVVGAYAAAGGSAKAPSYIEVQAAVEEARANRLAAERTSAELREQLVEARAEVAAAKEAVQHAAAAKREAESHRNAAARRLAELGAAARSAKAETDRLGESRARAEAARERDLAALAELEERLRLAEATPIDAEPSTEERDQLAAMVPQARQNEMEVRLAVRTAEERVASIAGRADSLARQATAERAARERAAARRAARTRGATIARAVVGGAREALTRLTASIAEAEEQRDAVARERAAREAELQEVRGAAKRLGAELERLTSQVHRDEVARAEQRLRIEQLEAKAAEDFGLDVETLIAEYGPTQPVPPTQVDIAAAEKDGLPVPEPVRYERPVQEKRAAKAERELALLGKVNPLALEEFAALEERYKFLSEQLEDLKATRRDLLTVVKDVDDRILEVFASAFADTAREFEQVFSVLFPGGEGRLVLTDPEDLLTTGVEVEARPPGKKIKRLSLLSGGERSLTAVAMLVAIFRARPSPFYIMDEVEAALDDVNLGRLLTLLAQLREKSQLIVITHQKRTMEIADALYGVTMRSGVTQVISQRLDRADDDERPGRGEENG; encoded by the coding sequence GTGCATCTCAAGAGCCTGACGGTGAAGGGTTTCAAGTCCTTCGCCTCCGCGACCACGCTGAAGCTGGAGCCGGGGATCACCTGCGTGGTCGGCCCGAACGGCTCCGGCAAGTCCAACGTCGTCGACGCCATCGCCTGGGTGCTCGGCGAGCAGGGCGCCAAGGCGCTGCGCGGCGGCAAGATGGAGGACGTCATCTTCGCCGGCACCGCCGGACGGGCGCCCCTGGGCCGGGCCGAGGTCACCCTCACCATCGACAACACCGACGGCGCGCTGCCGATCGAGTACACCGAGGTCTCCATCACCCGCCGGATGTTCCGCTCCGGCGAGAGCGAGTACGAGATCAACGGCGACTCCTGCCGCCTGCTCGACATCCAGGAGCTGCTCTCGGACTCCGGCATCGGCCGGGAGATGCACATCATCGTCGGCCAGGGGCGGCTCGACGGCATGCTGCACGCGAAGCCGGAGGACCGGCGGGCGTTCATCGAGGAGGCGGCCGGCGTCCTCAAGCACCGCAAGCGCAAGGAGAAGGCGCTGCGGAAGCTCGACGCGATGCAGACCAACCTCAACCGGCTCACCGACCTCACCGCCGAGCTGCGCCGCCAGCTCAAGCCGCTGGGCCGGCAGGCGGAGGTGGCCCGCCGGGCGGCCGCGATCCAGGCCAACCTGCGCGACGCCCGGCTGCGGCTGCTCGCCGACGACCTGTCCACCCTGCGCACCACACTCGACAAGGAGATCGCCGACGAGACCGCCCTGCGCGAGCGGCGTGAGCAGGTCGAGGCGGAGCACACCGAGGTGCAGGCCCGGCTCGGCGAGCTGGAGGCCGCCCTCGCGGAGGACGCGCCGCTGCTCGCGGCCGCCCAGGACACCTGGTACAAGCTCTCCGCCCTCCAGGAGCGGTTCCGCTCCATCGAGCAGCTTGCCCGCGAGCGGCTGCGCCACCTCAGCGCCACCCCGGACAACGAGCGCCCCGGTCGCGACCCCGACCAGTTGGAGGCCGAGTCGCAGCGGGTCCGCGAGCAGGAGGAGGAGCTGCGCGCCGCGCTGACCGAGGACCAGATCCGGCTGGCCGAGGCCGTCGAGCACCGGCAGGAGCTGGAACGGCAGCTCGCCGCCGCCGAGCGTGAGCTGGTCGCGGCCGCCAAGGCGATCGCCGACCGGCGGGAGGGGCTGGCCCGGCTGACCGGCCAGGTCAACTCGGCGCGGGCCCGGACCACCAGCGCCGGCGAGGAGATCGAACGGCTCGCCGCCGCGCACGCCGACGCCATGGCCCGCGCCGAGAAGGCCCAGGCCGATCTGGACGCGGTGGCCGAGCAGTCCACCGAGGCGGACCGGGACAACGCCGACCTGGATGCCCGGCACGCCGAGGCGGTGGGGGTGCACGAGCGGGCGCAGGCGACCGTCCGGGGGCTCTCCGACGCCGAGCGGGCCGCCGAGAAGGACGCCGCCACCTGGAAGGCCCGCGAGGAGGCGCTCGCCCTCGGCCTGCGGCGCAAGGACGGCGCCGGCGCGCTGCTCGCCCGGGCCGACGAGGTGCCCGGCCTGCTCGGCAGCCTGGCCGGTCTGCTCACCGTCGCCCCGGGCCACGAGGCGGCGCTCGCCGCCGCGCTCGGCGGGCTCGCCGACGCCGTGGCGGTCAGCGGGGTGGACGAGGCCGTCGAGGCGATGCGGCTGCTCAAGATCTCCGACGCCGGGCGAGCCGGACTGCTGGTGGGCAGCCCCGCCGGCCCCGGCATGGACGGTCCCGCCGACGCGCTGCGCCCCAAGCTGCCGGCGAACGCCCGCTGGGCGCCCGACCTGGTGGAGTGCTCGGCCGAGATCCGCCCGGCCGTGCACCGCGCGCTGCGCGATGTGGTGCTGGTCGACGACCTGGCCGCCGCGGCCGAGCTGGTCGCCAGCAACCCGGAGCTGCGGGCGGTCACCCCGGACGGCGACGTGGTCGGTGCGTACGCGGCGGCCGGTGGATCGGCCAAGGCGCCCAGCTACATCGAGGTGCAGGCGGCCGTCGAGGAGGCCCGGGCCAACCGGCTCGCCGCCGAGCGGACCAGCGCCGAACTGCGCGAGCAGCTGGTCGAGGCACGCGCCGAGGTCGCCGCGGCCAAGGAGGCGGTGCAGCACGCCGCCGCCGCCAAGCGGGAGGCGGAGAGCCACCGCAACGCCGCCGCCCGCCGGCTGGCCGAGCTGGGCGCCGCCGCGCGATCGGCGAAGGCGGAGACCGACCGGCTGGGCGAGTCCCGGGCCCGCGCCGAGGCGGCGCGGGAGCGGGACCTGGCCGCCCTGGCCGAGCTGGAGGAGCGGCTGCGGCTGGCCGAGGCCACCCCGATCGACGCCGAGCCGTCCACCGAGGAACGCGATCAGCTCGCCGCGATGGTGCCGCAGGCGCGGCAGAACGAGATGGAGGTCCGGCTCGCGGTGCGTACCGCCGAGGAGCGGGTCGCCTCCATCGCCGGCCGGGCCGACTCGCTGGCGCGGCAGGCCACCGCCGAGCGGGCCGCGCGGGAGCGCGCGGCGGCCCGGCGGGCGGCGCGGACCCGCGGCGCCACGATCGCCCGGGCCGTGGTCGGCGGCGCCCGCGAGGCGCTCACCCGGCTCACCGCCTCGATCGCCGAGGCCGAGGAGCAGCGCGACGCCGTGGCGCGCGAGCGCGCCGCCCGGGAGGCCGAGCTCCAGGAGGTACGCGGCGCGGCCAAGCGCCTCGGCGCCGAGCTGGAGCGGCTGACCAGCCAGGTGCACCGGGACGAGGTGGCCCGCGCCGAGCAGCGGCTGCGCATCGAGCAGTTGGAGGCGAAGGCCGCCGAGGACTTCGGCCTCGACGTCGAGACCCTGATCGCCGAGTACGGCCCGACCCAGCCCGTCCCGCCCACCCAGGTGGACATCGCGGCCGCCGAGAAGGACGGCCTGCCGGTGCCCGAGCCGGTCCGCTACGAGCGGCCGGTGCAGGAGAAGCGCGCCGCCAAGGCGGAGCGTGAGCTGGCCCTGCTCGGCAAGGTCAACCCGCTCGCGCTGGAGGAGTTCGCCGCGCTGGAGGAGCGCTACAAGTTCCTCTCCGAGCAGCTGGAGGACCTGAAGGCCACCCGCCGGGACCTCCTCACCGTCGTCAAGGACGTGGACGACCGGATCCTGGAGGTCTTCGCCAGCGCGTTCGCCGACACCGCGCGGGAGTTCGAGCAGGTCTTCAGCGTGCTCTTCCCCGGTGGCGAGGGGCGGCTGGTGCTCACCGACCCGGAGGACCTGCTCACCACCGGCGTCGAGGTCGAGGCCCGGCCGCCCGGCAAGAAGATCAAGCGGCTGTCGCTGCTCTCCGGCGGTGAGCGTTCGCTGACCGCGGTGGCCATGTTGGTGGCGATCTTCCGCGCGAGGCCGAGCCCGTTCTACATCATGGACGAGGTGGAGGCGGCCCTCGACGACGTGAACCTGGGACGGCTGCTCACGCTGCTGGCACAGTTGCGGGAGAAGAGTCAGCTGATCGTCATCACGCACCAGAAGCGGACGATGGAGATCGCCGACGCCCTCTACGGCGTGACCATGCGCAGCGGGGTCACCCAGGTGATCAGCCAACGGCTCGACCGGGCCGACGACGACGAGCGGCCTGGCCGCGGCGAGGAGAACGGGTAG
- a CDS encoding HAD family hydrolase — MARERATALLMDFDGVLRQWDPAVAAGVEREYGLSEGVLGEIAMQWGRLQPVLTGQVSHAEWVTSVADALTPSLGSPERARAAVEEWQRYRGEVDVEVLAFIRQVRAAGVRVGLGTNATDLLDADLASLGLTDEFDVVVNSAVVGVHKPAPEYFQAACEALETSPSRVLFVDDEDRAVSGARAAGLSAHRWGGPSDLRYLRAALAY; from the coding sequence GTGGCTCGGGAACGCGCGACGGCGCTCCTGATGGACTTCGACGGCGTGCTGCGCCAGTGGGACCCGGCGGTGGCCGCCGGGGTCGAGCGCGAGTACGGGCTCTCCGAGGGCGTCCTCGGCGAGATCGCCATGCAGTGGGGCCGGCTGCAGCCGGTGCTGACCGGCCAGGTGAGCCATGCCGAGTGGGTGACCAGCGTGGCGGATGCCCTGACCCCGTCGCTCGGCAGCCCCGAGCGGGCCCGCGCCGCGGTGGAGGAGTGGCAGCGCTACCGGGGCGAGGTCGACGTCGAGGTGCTGGCCTTCATCCGCCAGGTCCGCGCGGCCGGCGTGCGGGTCGGCCTGGGCACGAACGCCACCGACCTGCTCGACGCCGATCTGGCTTCGCTCGGCCTGACCGACGAGTTCGACGTGGTGGTCAACTCCGCGGTCGTCGGCGTGCACAAGCCGGCCCCCGAGTACTTCCAGGCGGCCTGCGAGGCGCTGGAGACCTCGCCCTCGCGGGTGCTCTTCGTCGACGACGAGGACCGGGCGGTCTCCGGCGCCCGTGCCGCCGGCCTGTCCGCGCACCGCTGGGGTGGGCCGAGCGACCTGCGCTATCTGCGGGCGGCGCTGGCGTACTGA
- a CDS encoding DinB family protein: protein MTWRAPEIVRKNEPYVGDERTMLEGWLDYHRDTLLLKCAGLTSEQLRTPSVEPSGLTLLGLVRHMADVERWWFRIRAAGQDIGGIYGTDEDPDADFNAVANADAEGDFATFVAEVEAARKAAAGLSLDQTFTRRRRDGGSDEINVRWVYVHMIEEYARHNGHADLIRERIDGVTGD, encoded by the coding sequence ATGACCTGGAGAGCGCCGGAGATTGTCCGGAAGAACGAGCCCTACGTCGGCGACGAGCGCACCATGCTCGAAGGCTGGCTCGACTACCACCGCGACACCCTGCTACTCAAGTGCGCGGGCCTGACCTCCGAGCAGTTGAGGACGCCGAGCGTCGAGCCGTCCGGGCTCACTCTGCTCGGCCTCGTCCGGCACATGGCCGACGTGGAGCGCTGGTGGTTCCGGATCCGAGCCGCCGGCCAGGATATCGGCGGCATCTACGGCACGGATGAGGACCCGGACGCGGACTTCAACGCCGTCGCCAACGCCGACGCGGAGGGCGACTTCGCCACCTTCGTCGCCGAGGTCGAGGCCGCCCGGAAGGCCGCCGCCGGCCTCTCGCTTGACCAGACGTTCACGCGCCGTCGCCGGGACGGCGGCAGCGACGAGATCAACGTCCGGTGGGTCTACGTGCACATGATCGAGGAGTACGCCCGGCACAACGGCCATGCCGACCTGATCCGCGAGCGCATCGACGGCGTCACCGGCGACTGA
- a CDS encoding universal stress protein yields MSVGTPLDREDYGPRARLLPYERGTDGPRVVLVGVDGTRTSLRAAAYAAGLARRQGAGLVVVFVSSPAAYTGIMSGVVAGAVQQTHDELAAELRAECRRGAEELAVPVTFLCRRGDAYTELCKAADETRADLVVVGSSEQAGHRLVGSVATRLVRTGRWPVVVVP; encoded by the coding sequence ATGAGCGTCGGAACACCACTGGACCGCGAGGACTACGGCCCTCGGGCCCGCCTGCTGCCGTACGAGCGGGGCACCGACGGGCCCCGGGTGGTGCTGGTGGGGGTGGACGGCACCCGTACCTCGCTCCGCGCCGCCGCGTACGCCGCCGGGCTGGCCCGCCGGCAGGGCGCCGGCCTGGTGGTGGTCTTCGTCAGCTCCCCGGCCGCCTACACCGGGATCATGTCGGGTGTGGTGGCCGGGGCCGTCCAGCAGACCCACGACGAGCTCGCCGCCGAGCTGCGGGCTGAGTGCCGTCGGGGAGCCGAGGAGCTGGCGGTGCCGGTGACCTTCCTGTGCCGACGCGGGGACGCCTACACCGAGCTCTGCAAGGCGGCCGACGAGACCCGGGCCGACCTGGTGGTGGTGGGGTCGTCCGAGCAGGCCGGGCACCGGCTGGTCGGCTCGGTCGCCACCCGCCTGGTCCGCACCGGCCGCTGGCCGGTCGTCGTGGTGCCCTGA
- a CDS encoding MDR family MFS transporter, translating into MTQATAPSRATGVDMSHRQILEALSGLLLGMFVAILSGTVVSNALPRIITELHGGQSAYTWVVTSSLLATTATTPVWGKLADLTSKKILVQLALATFVLGSVLAGLSQSTGQLIACRVLQGVGAGGLTALAQVIMATMIAPRERGRYSGYLGAVMAVGTIGGPLIGGVIVDTDWLGWRWCFYVGVPFAILALIVLQKTLHLPVVKRAVKIDWWGATLITAAVSVLLIWVSLAGDKYDWMSWQSAVMVAGALLLGALAVRVETRAGEPVIPPRLFRNRTITLAVLASIAVGVGMFGASVFLGQYFQISRGVSPTMSGLMTLPMILGLLVSSTVVGRIITNTGRWKRYLVAGSALLTVGFALMGTLRADTPYWRLSIFMALIGIGVGMTMQNLVLAVQNTVGAHELGAASSVVAFFRSLGGAIGVSALGAVLGHKVKDYIADGLAGLGIKASSSGSGGTLPDVHTLPAPIRAVVESAYGHGAGDIFLAAAPFGLIALIAVCFIKEVPLRRHTGDQLAAEVERESTVATGGGTAVVRTGIHD; encoded by the coding sequence ATGACCCAGGCGACAGCGCCCAGTCGGGCGACCGGCGTCGACATGAGCCACCGGCAGATCCTGGAGGCGCTCTCCGGCCTGCTGCTGGGCATGTTCGTCGCGATCCTCTCCGGCACGGTCGTCTCGAACGCGCTGCCCCGGATCATCACCGAGCTGCACGGCGGCCAGTCCGCGTACACCTGGGTGGTCACCTCGTCGCTGCTGGCGACCACCGCGACCACCCCGGTCTGGGGCAAGCTCGCCGACCTGACCAGCAAGAAGATCCTGGTCCAGCTCGCCCTGGCAACCTTCGTGCTGGGCTCGGTGCTGGCCGGGCTCTCCCAGTCCACCGGGCAGCTCATCGCCTGCCGGGTGCTCCAGGGCGTCGGCGCCGGCGGTCTCACCGCCCTCGCCCAGGTGATCATGGCGACGATGATCGCTCCGCGGGAGCGGGGCCGCTACAGCGGCTACCTCGGGGCGGTGATGGCGGTCGGCACCATCGGCGGCCCGCTGATCGGCGGCGTCATCGTCGACACCGACTGGCTCGGCTGGCGCTGGTGCTTCTACGTCGGGGTGCCGTTCGCGATCCTCGCCCTGATCGTGCTCCAGAAGACCCTGCACCTGCCCGTGGTCAAGCGCGCGGTGAAGATCGACTGGTGGGGCGCCACCCTGATCACCGCGGCCGTCTCGGTGCTGCTGATCTGGGTCTCCCTCGCCGGCGACAAGTACGACTGGATGTCCTGGCAGAGCGCGGTCATGGTGGCCGGCGCGCTGCTGCTCGGCGCCCTCGCGGTCCGCGTCGAGACCCGGGCCGGCGAGCCGGTCATCCCACCGCGGCTGTTCCGTAACCGCACCATCACCCTTGCCGTGCTGGCCAGCATCGCGGTCGGCGTGGGCATGTTCGGCGCCTCGGTCTTTCTCGGCCAGTACTTCCAGATCAGCCGCGGTGTGAGCCCGACCATGTCCGGCCTGATGACCCTGCCGATGATCCTCGGCCTCCTGGTCTCCTCCACGGTCGTCGGCCGGATCATCACCAACACCGGCCGCTGGAAGCGCTACCTGGTCGCCGGCTCGGCCCTGCTCACCGTCGGCTTCGCGCTGATGGGCACGCTCCGCGCGGACACCCCGTACTGGCGGCTCAGCATCTTCATGGCGCTGATCGGCATCGGCGTGGGCATGACCATGCAGAACCTGGTGCTGGCCGTGCAGAACACCGTCGGCGCGCACGAGCTCGGCGCGGCCAGCTCGGTGGTCGCCTTCTTCCGCAGCCTCGGCGGCGCGATCGGCGTGAGCGCGCTCGGCGCGGTGCTCGGCCACAAGGTCAAGGACTACATCGCCGACGGGCTGGCCGGCCTGGGCATCAAGGCGTCCAGCTCGGGTAGCGGCGGGACCCTGCCGGACGTGCACACCCTGCCCGCCCCGATCCGGGCGGTGGTGGAGTCCGCGTACGGCCACGGCGCCGGCGACATCTTCCTGGCCGCCGCCCCGTTCGGGCTGATCGCGCTGATCGCGGTCTGCTTCATCAAGGAGGTGCCGCTGCGGCGGCACACCGGCGACCAGCTCGCCGCCGAGGTCGAACGGGAGTCAACGGTGGCCACCGGTGGCGGGACCGCCGTGGTCCGGACCGGTATCCACGACTGA
- a CDS encoding MarR family winged helix-turn-helix transcriptional regulator: MDQQLPETVREVEHELTALLRRGRALSWEIAREVHPNLEPNTYGLLLWLRRCGSVRLTELAARLGIGKGTLSRQIHGLETLGLVRRDPDPTDRRAAQLSLTEEGIRRFDAARAARLGPILRTLESWPKQDVADFARLLHRFNETF, from the coding sequence GTGGATCAGCAGCTGCCGGAGACCGTGCGCGAGGTGGAGCACGAGCTGACCGCGCTGCTGCGGCGCGGTCGGGCGCTCTCCTGGGAGATCGCCCGCGAGGTGCACCCCAACCTGGAGCCGAACACGTACGGGCTGCTGCTCTGGCTGCGCCGGTGCGGGTCGGTCCGGCTCACCGAGTTGGCCGCCCGGCTGGGCATCGGCAAGGGCACGCTCAGCCGGCAGATCCACGGGCTGGAGACGCTCGGGCTGGTCCGCCGCGACCCGGACCCGACCGACCGGCGGGCGGCCCAGCTCAGCCTCACCGAGGAGGGCATCCGCCGCTTCGACGCGGCGCGCGCCGCCCGGCTCGGCCCGATCCTCCGCACACTGGAGAGCTGGCCGAAGCAGGACGTGGCGGACTTCGCCCGTCTGCTGCACCGGTTCAACGAGACCTTCTGA
- a CDS encoding alkaline phosphatase D family protein encodes MPSSRLLIGPLLRRVVGTRATVWVETSGPAVVTVRTADGASGVAPTFTAYDHHYAIVVVEGLTPDSATTYEVLIDDEVAWPMPESGFPASVIRTRAADDRDQPVTLIFGSCRETTQHATARKLPPDALDAYARRLMADPDPAAPPDLLVLLGDQVYADITSPTVRKLLKRRRRRPKGAPTTQVVSFDEYTKLYLESWRDPEIRWLLSTVPSVMIFDDHEVIDDWNTSAAWRADMREQPWWAERIRSGLASYWVYQHLGNLSPDEIAADPVYAKVAAAEDATGVLREFGERVDKEADLAHDTERWRAVQYQWSYALDLGRTRLVMLDNRSSRVLEAGNRAMLPPGEWSWFVDRAHGVYDHLVVGSSLPWLLPPGIHHVEAWNERLVDSRRPWLGKVSERIRRACDLEHWASFGRSFEALGELFARIGSGTPGRSGDRVGAGPAYAPPASISVLSGDVHHSYVARARFADSTVRTPVHQLTCSPIHNQVPAGMRPLMKLGWSPGPAAATRALARSAGVRGPAVRWRKLAGPYFGNAVATLTHRGRSADVVIEGTTDDGHLRPVAQHRLTDAA; translated from the coding sequence GTGCCCAGTTCCCGCCTGCTCATCGGCCCGTTGCTGCGCCGGGTCGTCGGCACGCGGGCGACCGTCTGGGTGGAGACGAGCGGGCCCGCCGTGGTCACCGTCCGCACGGCCGACGGCGCCTCCGGGGTCGCGCCGACCTTCACCGCGTACGACCACCACTACGCGATCGTGGTGGTGGAGGGGCTCACCCCGGACAGCGCCACCACGTACGAGGTGCTGATCGACGACGAGGTGGCCTGGCCGATGCCGGAGAGCGGCTTCCCGGCCAGCGTGATCCGCACCCGGGCCGCCGACGACCGGGACCAGCCGGTGACCCTGATCTTCGGCTCGTGCCGGGAGACCACCCAGCACGCCACCGCCCGGAAGCTGCCGCCGGACGCGCTCGACGCGTACGCCCGGCGGCTGATGGCCGACCCGGACCCAGCCGCCCCGCCGGACCTGCTGGTGCTCCTCGGCGACCAGGTGTACGCCGACATCACCTCGCCCACGGTGCGCAAGCTGCTCAAGCGGCGCCGGCGCCGGCCGAAGGGCGCCCCGACGACCCAGGTGGTCAGCTTCGACGAGTACACCAAGCTCTACCTGGAGTCCTGGCGCGACCCGGAGATCCGCTGGCTGCTCTCCACCGTGCCGAGCGTGATGATCTTCGACGACCACGAGGTCATCGACGACTGGAACACCTCCGCGGCCTGGCGGGCGGACATGCGCGAGCAGCCGTGGTGGGCGGAGCGGATCCGCAGCGGCCTCGCCTCGTACTGGGTCTACCAGCACCTGGGCAACCTCTCCCCGGACGAGATCGCCGCCGACCCGGTCTACGCCAAGGTGGCCGCCGCCGAGGACGCCACCGGGGTGCTGCGGGAGTTCGGCGAGCGGGTCGACAAGGAGGCCGACCTCGCACACGACACCGAGCGCTGGCGGGCGGTGCAGTACCAGTGGAGCTACGCCCTCGACCTGGGCCGGACCCGCCTCGTCATGCTGGACAACCGGTCCAGCCGGGTGCTCGAGGCGGGCAACCGGGCGATGCTGCCGCCCGGTGAGTGGTCCTGGTTCGTCGACCGCGCGCACGGCGTCTACGACCATCTGGTGGTCGGTAGCTCGCTGCCCTGGCTGCTGCCGCCGGGCATCCACCACGTGGAAGCCTGGAACGAGCGGCTCGTCGACTCCCGCCGGCCCTGGCTGGGGAAGGTCTCCGAGCGGATCCGGCGGGCGTGCGACCTGGAGCACTGGGCGTCGTTCGGTCGCTCCTTCGAGGCGCTCGGCGAGCTCTTCGCCCGGATCGGCAGCGGCACGCCGGGCCGCTCCGGGGACCGGGTCGGCGCCGGGCCGGCGTACGCGCCACCGGCGTCGATCAGCGTGCTCTCCGGTGACGTGCACCACTCGTACGTGGCCCGGGCCCGGTTCGCGGACTCGACCGTCCGCACGCCGGTGCACCAGCTGACCTGCTCCCCGATCCACAACCAGGTGCCGGCCGGGATGCGCCCGCTGATGAAGCTGGGCTGGTCGCCCGGGCCGGCGGCGGCCACCCGGGCCCTGGCCCGCTCGGCCGGGGTACGCGGGCCGGCGGTGCGCTGGCGGAAGCTGGCCGGGCCGTACTTCGGCAACGCGGTGGCCACGCTGACCCACCGGGGCCGGTCGGCCGACGTGGTGATCGAGGGGACCACCGACGACGGTCATCTCCGTCCGGTGGCGCAGCACCGGCTCACGGACGCCGCCTGA
- the ftsY gene encoding signal recognition particle-docking protein FtsY, whose product MKEYLLVVLALLGVLILGGLSLVVPRLRRRPEPPTPKTEVEARPEEELKAPPVEAPPSEVSTGILVEPPPVIEAPPAPPIEVPEPTAGRLVRLRSRLSRSQNVFGKGLLGLLSRDHLDEDTWEEIEDSLITADVGIDATREIVDRLRERTRVLGTRSVGELRALLAAELVNALDPTLDRSLNADPKVGMPAVLLVVGVNGAGKTTTCGKIARVLIADGHTVLLGAADTFRAAAADQLETWGGRVGAETVRGPEAADPASVAFDAVKRGIDTSVDTVLVDTAGRLQNKVGLMDELGKVKRVVEKHGPIDETLLVLDATTGQNGLEQARVFTEVVNVTGVVLTKLDGTAKGGIVIAVQRKLGIPVKLVGLGEGPDDLAPFDPAQFVDALLGTEPLARGA is encoded by the coding sequence ATGAAGGAATACCTCCTCGTCGTACTCGCCCTGCTTGGCGTGCTGATCCTCGGCGGCCTCAGCCTCGTGGTGCCCCGGCTGCGCCGGCGCCCCGAGCCGCCAACGCCGAAGACCGAGGTCGAAGCCCGGCCTGAGGAGGAACTGAAGGCCCCGCCCGTCGAGGCGCCGCCATCCGAGGTCTCCACCGGGATCCTGGTCGAGCCGCCACCGGTGATCGAGGCCCCGCCCGCGCCCCCCATCGAGGTCCCCGAGCCCACCGCCGGCCGGCTGGTCCGGCTGCGCTCCCGGCTGTCCCGCTCGCAGAACGTCTTCGGCAAGGGCCTGCTCGGCCTGCTCAGCCGCGACCACCTCGACGAGGACACCTGGGAGGAGATCGAGGACAGCCTGATCACCGCCGACGTCGGCATCGACGCCACCCGCGAGATCGTCGACCGGCTCCGCGAGCGGACCCGGGTGCTCGGCACCCGGTCGGTCGGGGAGCTGCGCGCCCTGCTCGCCGCCGAACTCGTCAACGCACTCGACCCGACGCTGGACCGGTCGCTGAACGCCGACCCGAAGGTGGGGATGCCGGCGGTGCTCCTGGTGGTCGGTGTCAACGGCGCCGGCAAGACCACCACCTGCGGCAAGATCGCCCGGGTGCTGATCGCCGACGGGCACACGGTGCTGCTCGGTGCCGCCGACACGTTCCGGGCCGCCGCCGCCGACCAGCTGGAGACCTGGGGCGGCCGGGTCGGCGCGGAGACCGTCCGCGGGCCCGAGGCCGCCGACCCGGCCAGCGTCGCCTTCGACGCGGTCAAGCGCGGCATCGACACCAGCGTGGACACGGTGCTGGTCGACACCGCCGGCCGCCTGCAGAACAAGGTCGGCCTGATGGACGAGCTGGGCAAGGTCAAGCGGGTGGTGGAGAAGCACGGCCCGATCGACGAGACCCTGCTGGTGCTCGACGCCACCACCGGCCAGAACGGCCTGGAGCAGGCGCGGGTCTTCACCGAGGTGGTCAACGTGACCGGCGTGGTGCTCACCAAGCTCGACGGGACCGCCAAGGGTGGCATCGTGATCGCCGTGCAGCGCAAGCTCGGCATCCCGGTCAAGCTGGTCGGCCTCGGCGAGGGCCCGGACGACCTGGCCCCGTTCGACCCGGCGCAGTTCGTCGACGCGCTGCTCGGCACCGAGCCGCTCGCCCGGGGCGCGTAA